From a single Rutidosis leptorrhynchoides isolate AG116_Rl617_1_P2 chromosome 5, CSIRO_AGI_Rlap_v1, whole genome shotgun sequence genomic region:
- the LOC139849432 gene encoding uncharacterized protein, translated as MSTAYHPQTDGQTEIVNKSGESIGTTPYEVVYGQSPKDTVNYSKVGDWVYVKLQHYRQVTLRGNSFNKLSQKCYGPFIVLRKLGEVAYELQLPATTGIHPVFHVSQLKLHKGQVPTRVGDIPVTNQYGLLVAKPYKVLDRRLLKKGNEASVADLVQWKGGSEEDAT; from the exons ATGTCCACAGCAtaccatcctcaaactgatggccaAACAGAGATAGTGAATAAGAGTGGGGAAT CTATTGGTACCACTCCCTATGAAGTTGTGTATGGTCAAAGTCCAAAGGACACAGTTAATTACTCAAAAG TGGGTGATTGGGTTTATGTcaagctacaacactataggcaagtTACATTGAGGGGTAATTCATTCAATAAATTGTCCCAGAAGTGTTATGGACCATTTATAGTGCTTAGAAAACTTGGAGAAGTTGCTTACGAATTGCAGTTACCTGCAACCACTGGCATTCATCCTGTGTTTCATGTTTCTCAACTCAAGCTGCACAAGGGTCAAGTACCTACTAGGGTTGGAGATATACCTGTGACTAATCAATATGGGTTGTTAGTGGCTAAACCTTATAAGGTGTTGGATAGACGTTTGCTGAAGAAAGGGAATGAAGCTTCTGTGGCTGATTTGGTACAATGGAAAGGAGGAAGTGAAGAAGACGCCACTTGA